In Heteronotia binoei isolate CCM8104 ecotype False Entrance Well chromosome 5, APGP_CSIRO_Hbin_v1, whole genome shotgun sequence, the DNA window TAGAAATCCCAATAATCCATACCTCCCATTGTCGCTGTGAAGACAAAGCAATCACATGCAGGGCATTTTGCCATTAAGGAGAAAATAAGTCACAGCTTCTCAATTGTGCTGCCTTTCATCCTGCTCTGGGGTGAGGGTTCCAAACTTACCTGTCCTGGTCTGATCTAGAAGGGCCCGATTTTTCCCCTTGCTGAAGCTTAGCCAGTGCTATTTTCTGGCATACCAGTCCTACAAGAAAGATGTTTCAGTTACTTAGTGGCAAGAATATAACTACTCTCTTAACACAGACATAACTCACTTTAGGAATTAACTATACACAAAGATGTTCCCTTTAACTGCAAAGATACAAGTGTTGATAACTGCTTAGCCATGCTCACGACTGGAAGAAACACCCTGTGTGGCACAGCTCTGGATCCTTGCATGTTTGTGGCTGTGTGGCAGAGCACAAAATCAAATAATGTCAATGCACTTTTTTCTACACAGCAGAACAGTTCCTTCATTTAGCCCAAAGATCACATTTCCCTCACCCCTTTAGAGATATCAAAGCATGCGTACACTACACATTTAATGTTGTTTCAAACCAATTTTAATTTTCAGAACTGCTAACCAAGACACTCAAGGTACTGTAATCCTGTGAAGGGAGTACAAGATgatgctttaaaaaagaaaacgtTAACAGAGAACCATCAGAGCCCCACAGAACTGAAATTTCTAGGGTCCTATTACTTTGCTTATCAGTTGTATTTGTGTACTCCACCTTGAAtttcaatgagaaaggcagatcagaaataacaaacaaaaaagaatatGGCTTTCCTTGAAGATTCCTGGGCATTGTAATTTGCTAAAGGGGCTAAGAACTCTGGTACAGATTTCTAAGTCTCTTTATGGAATTATAGAGcccagaggagagagagagtaaCTTCTGAAGTGCTTTAACACCCCAATGCTCTGCATGTTTACTTTGAGCCCCACCTCAGTTTCATGGGATGTCTCTTTAGTATACACAGGAATATAAGCAATATGTTAGTTCATTAGGGGAAAAAATGCTTTATTATTCCTATGAAAGCTGACttaacttctgagtaaacatagaCAGTTTTGGACATTTAGTATGAGATACAATACACCCTCTGAGAGGTGGGGTCTGGCTGAAGAATGCCCAGTATGCTGGAGAGAATATTCTGATGTTAATCAAAACATGTCTAGTGATCTTGAAAAGAAACTTGTTTCTAACTGTTGTGAAGCTCAATACTTTTATTGCAGACATAAAGCGTATCAAGTTGTTTTCAAAAGTCTGAATGTGTAGTGTACCTGCAAAATTCTatacataatttaaaaaataataacaaataaaAAAGTTAGTCCCTAGACATTACAACCTTTAGCAGGCTACGTCTGCATACAATCACACTCAGTGAGCAAAACACTAAGAGCCAAGGTGCTGCTAATGTCACAGGAATTATTTTAACTGGTGACATGGAAGAAACCACATCTGGTTTGGGATAAGAAAGGCCAGATAAGATTGTTTTCATAGGCTATGGTGGGGAAATTCCAGCCCAACAATACCATCCTAAGCCAAGTTCCCCTACTTTAAGCTTCAACtgacttagaaggctgtaactctgcttaggatggcacggTAAAATGCATAATCGCTCTCCATCACCTTGGATGGTGTCAACTCTCTTGGCTGCAAAGGAGATTCTGTTTCCCAGTCCCAGCAGGTGCGACAAGGCTGCCTTCCAGGACTCTTCCTGGTCCATCACTTGTTGGTGTAGCCTGTGGAGCCAAAGACAGAGTAGAGTGTCTCAGCTGGCATGTTAGAATGGAAGAACAAATGACTGATGTGAAGGACAATCAAGAAAAAGGCTACATTATGAAAAGGGAATATGAAGATTAAAATAAACTGTGATTTCAAACATTGGGTCCCAGATCCTTACAAGGTTCTCTCCCCACATCAATCTGTTAACACAATGTTACCATTTTCAGGGTTCAAAAAGTCACAAATTAGCAGGCCAAAATGGCCCCTGTTTGCCATTTAAATCATCCCACAAGCTTCAAGACAACACTTACAGTAAGTCTGCCTGCCTCTTTCTTACTGTGAGGAAGACTCACACCAGATTACGGAAGTTTGACAACAAATCTTCTTTCAAAGCTTCTCTTCTGTCCTGGCAGAATTTTGCTACCTGGAATATAACCCAGGAAGCAAAACACTGGCAGTGGATCACAGGCATCATTGCACCAATGAACATACATAAAACTGAAGAACTTACAATTTACAGGGGAGGGGAAACAAAAAGATTCTTTGTGAAGCCCATAAGGATACCTCCTAGGTGTGGAATTTGACCTTCCAGCCATGGATTACAAAACCCTGCTATGAAATTAAATTAATGCAATCAGTTTGCTTGATACTAAATTCAGGCACAAGACCAGTTCTATTCTGAGGCAGCTGGTAATAAAGGATTGACAAACATTACTGAGAAAGGAAGAACTGGATGGCAGTGCTCAGCTACTAAAGAGACACTAATGTGATttgtgaggggggtgggtggaaatTAACTTAtaacccatctttctccccaatggggattcaaagcagcttacatattcTCCTCTTTATACCcataataaccctgtgaggcaaagcacccctcctccttccaagggttaatgtgaatagTACCAGGCTTATTCCATCTTGCAGGTCTTAGTAATTGGGCCTCTCTGTCTACATGGCCCcatcatcttcaaggccagagttAGGAATGTGATAATTAGCTCTTCTTGGAAACCTGTGGCCCATGCAAGGGGGAAGCAAGAGTGATGACGTAACCTTCTAGAGGGTTGCAGCAAGAACATGATTGAATTGTCACCATCACCTGGCACCAGTTGGCTCAAGACTATAATTGAGCTAAGATCCTGAAAGAAGAATGGTGACTGTTAGACGAAGGCCCGAACTATGATGTGCTTGCATTGCAAAGGACAGCTACACAGAGGGTACTTGAGCAATGGCCTTTGACTTTTGGGGACTCTTGACTGTTCCATCTAATGCAAAGTACAAACGTgttagaagaagaaattagatttatatcccgccctccactccaaagagtctcagagcggctcacaatctcctttaccttcctcccccacaacagacaccctgtgaggtgggtggggctggagagggctctcacagcagctgccctttcaaggacaacctctgtcagagctatggctgacccaaggccattccagcaggtgcaagtggaggagtggggaatcaaacctggttctcccagataagagtccacacacttaaccactacaccaaacattaaatagtaatgttttttcttttttttcttcttcaagattGAGAGTGTTGTGTTGCCTAGAAGCAAAACTATTACTTtgaaaatatttaataaaattcatatttttttttacaaaggacTAATTTTCTTGTACACACTACCCCTGGGAACCCACAGGGTTCAGTTTTGGACTCTTTGATAATagcttaagaacgtaagagaagccatgttggatcaggccaatggcccatctagtccaacactctgtgtcacacagtggccaaaaaattcatacacacacacacacacacactgtggctaatagccactgatggacctctgctccatatttttatctaaacccctcttgaaggtggccatgcttgtgacTAAGACTTAGACTAAGTGTGTGTGAGTGGCCTTAGATCACACCCAGTAAGCTTCTGTGAGGaattgaacctgagtctcctgcTCTAAgtactataccaggggtggccaatggtagctctccagatgttttttgcctacaactcccatcaggcccagccagaatggccaatggctggggctgatgggagttgtaggcaaaaaacatctggagagctaccattggccacccctgtactataccatgctggctcttttgaagaaaaagtcTTCAGAGGAGAAgcttaaaaagaagaaaggaagaagctgtTCCATGGACCAGAATATCATGATCGAAACCAACATGACCCATATAATGATGATTATGAGGTATGGAATGAAGAGGTGCCACCCTTCTTGCTTTGTCTCTCCTCGTTACCTGCTGACCAATTCCACCAGTCCCCGAAGGGCATTTTCACCAGCCTCTGCCCTTTGATGGAGTTTCTGTGCCAGTTCTTTAGAGTGTGACACTTCTGAATTAAGAGTCTGTTAGAAAGGAGAAAGCAACAGTCAGCAACATCACATCCTAAACACACTAGTGGCCTGGCCTTCATTCCACCATTAAAGCCCATTTTAAGCAGCAGCCATGAAATGCCTCTTCTTAATTTAGCATTACATTTATACTGGAGAATTTCTGGACATGTGATGGAGACTCTGTCCAACCCCATCTCACAGGGCTTACTTTAGCTCCCTGAAGGGCCTTCAGGTCACACTGCTAAGGAGCTTACGAGAACATTACCTTGTTCCTCACTCTTTCCATATCAGCTTCTGCGGTCTTGTCCTTAAGGCTGCAAAGCAACTGCGCCACCTTCTGGTCTTTGGAGTCTATTTCTTCCTCAAGCACTTTTACCTGTAGATAGGAAAATAAAGTGCTGATTTCCAGTCTCACTTGTGCATTAGCCCTTGGGACCCTTTTCCCATCCAAGCTTTCATGGGGATCTCcagataattttttatttataacccacccttccttcaatgggctcagggcaggtaacaatgatcaataaatatacagagttaaaattaattcataTAATAAAAGCAACATAGCACTCTAAAAACAAACTTAAATTCTGCAGATGGCAATCTCAGAGTTCATCTACTTCTATAGATCCTTCAGCTGGTATGAAACAGATGACATACCCTTAAGATAGTGGGTCAATAATAATTTCAGCAGGGAGGTCATAAATCAATAAAACACCCCTCCGcctcaaaggcttggtggaacagctctgtcttacaggctctgcggaactgcaacagtccctgcagggtcctaatctccaatgggagcttgttccaccaggtaggggccaggacagaaaatgccATGGCCCAGGCTGAGGCTTAGTGAACTTCTTTTGGGTCAAGGATTACtagcagatgttgatccatggagttcgggggggggggggcatatgggaAGAGGAGGTCCCATCAGCTGCCtcagttagtttggtgtagtggttaagtgtgtggactcttttgagagaactgagtttgattccccactcctccactcacaactactggaatggccttgggtcagccacagctctcacagaggttgtccttgaaagggcagctgctgtgagagtcctctcagcccccacccacttcacagagcgtttgttgtgggggaggaaggtaaaggagattgggagccgctctgagactgagattcagaaggaagggtgggatatatatctgaccaatatcatcatcttctcctgtaCAACCCAGGACTCCTGGTTCCTAACTTGCTTACTCTTCCTTCACAACTCTCACTCTATGTTCATAAAGCCCAAGAATTTGGGGCTTTCAATGAGTCTCTGAGCACATACCTTTCTCTGTAGCAGTCTAGTGGCATCCACATGGGAAACTTCCTGAGATTTCAGCTGCACCAAGAGAGAAAAGACTTTCTCCCGCCACCGGCTTAGGATGCACTGAAGTTTCTGAGATGGATCAGACTGAAGAGGATCCTTGACCTGAGAGGGTTCAAGAATACAATATTTGCATCATGATGCCCCTTttctgccatcaagttgcagccaactgatGGTACCTTGTactggcaagagacattcagagatgatttgccattgcctgctgctgcatagcaaccctggacttccttgatgctctctcatccaaatacccaccctacttagcttctgagatctgatgagactgggctagcctgggccatctaggtcagacCATGATGCCTAGCTCTCCTAAAAACATTAAGCTGAAGCTTAAATATAAGTCAGACTGTTCCCCATTTTAGAATGCAGATGAGAATATGTTTCCTGAATACAGAAGAAAATTTGTGGACAGAGAGAAGAATGGGAAGCCAGGACTCCTGGGAACTATGAGAGGAGGGCTGAAATAGCTCTCTTGGAGTCTTTGGAGTTGGAATCTGGGGATCCTTGTGAATGGTTGGCTTGGGAGGGTAATGCCTCTGATAGGTCAGTGTAAAAGTGAAACTGGATGCCTCCCCTCttatcaaaaacaaaacaaaagtaaaaaaatCCCAGAACAATAGCATATCAGGGAAAAGGCTAGGCTAGAATCCTTCCCCTCCAACTTATGTATGCGTGagggattttgggaggggtggacTATATTGCTGAAGGTACAATCTATCATGGGAGCTtgttctgaagtggtacagttcaGACACAGATGTATTACCTTCTCTGTTATTTCTGAGAACTAGATCCAGGATTAAAACACAGCCTTAAATGTGTTGAATGTACAGAATTACACCCCATGacattctgggaaatgtagttccgCTAAAGAGCATTACCTACAAAGAAAGCCATAGCAGTTATAAAACTGTTCAGTTTCATAGTGTAGACACACCCTCAGAGACACTGTTACAGTTCCTTTACACAGGAATTGCAGGAAAGAAACTGATTGTCACCGTTAGTTATTGAAAGTAACCTTCCCAGTAGAGTTCACAAACTGTGTTTGATTTAGACCAGGAGCGGCCAAATTGTGGTTCACGATTGATATGTGGCTCTTTCCAGTGGGTTGGAGAATACGTTTAAAGttattgctttcttcccacctcttcttccctccctccatctatttgcttgccttccttcctgactcgcggctctcaaacatctgacattcatgccttgcaagctctcaaacatctgacatttattctatgtggctcttacattaagcaagtttggccatcctgaTCTAGGCTATGACATTGCTATAAACTTAACAATGAGAAACTTGTAGTCCTATACCCATTTAGTGTAAATCCTAGTTAATTGAATAGGGTTTATTATGGAATAGACACACATAGGATTTGTAACTACTAAGTGCTAATATACACAATATTGGGGTTCTGTGATTGGAACTCTTGACAGTTATTTAGCACCAACTTCTCCtcaagtttcccccccccctcccattctctGGTATGGGAAAGGGACACATAGCCATATTGTACTTGATTTCTCTGTTGGCACTGAAAACTGGGCATTTGATCAAGGAGAAAGTTGATGGGATAAATAAACCtatcctcaccaccaccacactTTCAAGGCCAAAAACGTTCATATTTTCTAGTCACAGACCTACCATGAAGTTTGAGCCAAAGATATTTCTTCTTTGCAGGATTTTCACCTTCCCTTTTGACCAGTCATGTTAAGTACTGCTCGCTAATTTGGTATGGAAAAAAACTGTGCCCTCCAGCGTGCCCAAATATTATTACCTTCCTAGTAAGCTCTGTCTCCTGTAGAGTCAGGATATTGTTGAGTGAATCCAGACGAATCTGCAGGAGCTCAGCTGTTGCTTTCAAGgtctccttttcctcttccagGTGCTGAGGCAGGAGATAAAGGGTGTCACTGAAGAGCACCTCTGCCATCTGGAGTGCACAGGCATCCTTCTGGAGAACTCACCTGCACTCTACTGATCAGCTGCTCCCTCTCTGGATTGGGTTTCCTCAACTCCTGCTCCCCAATGTATGTCTTCAGCTGTGTCAGCAAAGCATTCTGGGAAGACAGCTCTGCCTTGGCCACACTGGAAGACAGAAACATGAGGCTGGGTTTGGGACAACCTGGGGAGAAACCCTGACAGTGCCCTGGGTGGAAGGTGGCAGAGCAGTCCAGAGGAATGGATCATACCTGAGCTCATTCTGAACAACCTGTCTTTCCTCTTGTAGCTGGGCAGCTTGTTTCTGCTGTGCTTCCATAGCCTTCTGGAGTATTTGTGCTTGATGCTTCAAGGAAGAAACTTCAACTTGGTGAGCTTCAGAGACTCTACGCAACTGCGGTAAGGAAAAAACTGTCAATTCTTAACAGTCAGCCTCCCCAGTTCCTATACAATGAACTGTACAAGCCCTAGAGCAAGACATTTTCATTTGCACCTTCCTGAAGAATCTTATTTCCCAGAATGCTCTTCCTTCTGCACTTACCTCAGCCTGGTGCTCCCTGAGAGCAGCCTGCAGGTACTCTTGGGCTCCCTCCTCCTGCCTTTTCCGCACAGCTTCTGCCTCTTCAAGTGTCCTCTGCAGCTCTACTTGTGCCAATTCAATTTCATTAACGTATCTTTCCTTGACCGACTTGAGTTCCTCTCTCAAGCCATCTGCCTCCAAGCCAGCCTGGCTTCTCAGTTGCTCTAGTTCTTCCTTCAGGGCCTCAAGCTTCAGTTTGCTGCTCCTTCTGACTTCCTCCAGCTCTGCCTTCAAGGCAGCGGACTCCACCTGGCTTTGCCTTCTGAGACCTGCCATCTCCCCCTGTAGGTGCAGAGTATCTTCTCGACTGGCTGCTGTTGCTGCCTCATGCTGGGCTGACACAACTCGGAGGGAAGCAAGCTCAGCCTCCAGCCTCTGGATCTCATGGAGCTGGTGAGAAATGATCTCAGCGTGTTGGGATATGGCCAACATATGACATGTGTTTGAGGGCTCAGCTTCTCTGTCCAGGGACCTGTGAGGTAGGGAAGAAAAGCATGTCACAAAGTTCTGCCTCATACAGGAGACACCTTTCTAGAACCAACTAGTTGAGAATACAAGGCATGAATTTCAGTGCTGTTCCCCCTCAAAGGGCCACTGACTGAAGAATCACACTTCAATGAATCTAAGATCAGCAGAAACTTCACCATGTACAGGGTGATCACCAGTAACGCAGACAAAAAAAGGGGATACTAACTCTGGAGTCTGGACTGGGAAATTTTTTGTCATTTCAGATGTAGATGACCACTGAGATGCAGAAATAGAATAGCTCTCCCTAGCTACACTGGTCTTTGTAAACTGCAACTTTTACAGAAGAACCAGAAATTTGGGTTCATCgaactatagcaggggtggccaatggtagctctccagatgttttttgcctacaactcccatcagccccagccaatggccatgctggctgatgggagttgttggcaaaaaaacatctggagagctaccattggccacccctgaactatagcTTTCCTAAAAACTCTATGTCACTTTTTAATTCAGGGTCAACTGTTCATGAGATGCAGGGCCCTTTACCTGGttctggctccagcttcttctgtTTTGTCTAGCACTTTCCCCCCACTGACCACATCTCTTTTTGGGGCCCATCTACGAAGTTCGTCCTTTAATCGCTGATTTTCTCTTCTGAGTTCAGCTACTTCCCAATTAGGTAAAGCAGGAGCACTCCAAGGCCCTGCAACAGGAGCCGTTAGCAGAGGACCTGGCTGGCTCTCAAAATGTGATGGTGGGATCAGTCCTTTGGAACCTAGGGAAGAAGCAGAAACAGATAACAAGAGACACAATTTGGCAAAGAAGTACAAAAAACTTTACTGTAATAATTATAACTCAAGCAGTCCATAGAATATCCTAAACACTCAACCCCATCTTACAGACAAATCAGTTGGCGGATATTGgctctgttcacacagcgtgttgagtccatgtcaaactgacccggttctgttctgaatatctttgttccggatattatctatcagactgccataatgcaattcgaatcactccgcggtgaaactgtcttctgccatccacacgacggcaccatgcagttctccccgcccccccttttaTGCGCGCAtacacataggttaaaacattatgtggttatgcaattATGTGCATATTGTTAAGTAGTAAAAacaaatggcgaccgtaaactggatgtctgaggctccttttgctccaggacagccttAAGACATCCAGGTGGGGAAACTACAAGTTGAAACCGGAGAattcaaaaaacaccgcaaaggagcaggtaacaaaatactccggttctgagaaggatggtggggggggggggctactacgagttaatactgggaggcagatgttgctgttcagccacttttaatccggtatgaaacagcagtgacaactgattatactgtgcatctgaacagccccATCGTGCTAACAAACATTGGTGAATTCAATGTCCATATGACTCCTATTGAAAGCCTCCAACCTCGATGTCCAAATTTAGTCATAAAAGGACGTGGAATCCTCAT includes these proteins:
- the CCHCR1 gene encoding coiled-coil alpha-helical rod protein 1 — encoded protein: MDKKDLDRQLDPPALFRAPRPEGSKGLIPPSHFESQPGPLLTAPVAGPWSAPALPNWEVAELRRENQRLKDELRRWAPKRDVVSGGKVLDKTEEAGARTRSLDREAEPSNTCHMLAISQHAEIISHQLHEIQRLEAELASLRVVSAQHEAATAASREDTLHLQGEMAGLRRQSQVESAALKAELEEVRRSSKLKLEALKEELEQLRSQAGLEADGLREELKSVKERYVNEIELAQVELQRTLEEAEAVRKRQEEGAQEYLQAALREHQAELRRVSEAHQVEVSSLKHQAQILQKAMEAQQKQAAQLQEERQVVQNELSVAKAELSSQNALLTQLKTYIGEQELRKPNPEREQLISRVQHLEEEKETLKATAELLQIRLDSLNNILTLQETELTRKVKDPLQSDPSQKLQCILSRWREKVFSLLVQLKSQEVSHVDATRLLQRKVKVLEEEIDSKDQKVAQLLCSLKDKTAEADMERVRNKTLNSEVSHSKELAQKLHQRAEAGENALRGLVELVSRLHQQVMDQEESWKAALSHLLGLGNRISFAAKRVDTIQGLVCQKIALAKLQQGEKSGPSRSDQDRLHPPYEDLQAELQMLHEERDRLSMELKRGAQFIEKKVAEVQYKAECDLKEMRAMTQCLQGALEAKVATEQALRQQLEATERQQEEAHLDQQKAKETAESLRQELGQLREEYERALQEKVREVETQQHKDLSEMEKKLNEARREHTKAVVSLRQAERQAARDKAHSEELAKLQEATTQQKIACLEARLQEYERDKNLLMATLRQEGMLAQYRLRAVQASAELTEQGADQTPSKESVVAMLSDLQALGAAILDEEKAAEKLNDNGGTSADTSELLSEGEFSGRRGR